The genomic interval CCGACGGTCAGAATTATTAGTGCAACAACCGCCATGTTGACAATCAGCAAGGAGATCGATAAGTGTTCGCGATGACGTCGATACTCTTCcgaatgatcccaggaccctaTATATAAAGTCCGGTgaaaaaaagtattaaaaaagCTCAGAAACTATGAAATCCAAACTCCTAATAACACAATTCGGGGCAATTTCTTTGCAAAATAATAAAGTATTCTTTCTAATGTAGATTACTAATTAGTTTTATCTTTGAATCCGTCCACAGAAAACCCAGAACGACGCTAATGAATATTTATAAACGCACCGAGCAACAACCGTGGAACACAGAACTCCAAACAAACTCTCAATTATGGATCTCGCCGGCTCCATATTTGTAATCTTTGTTTTCGTAGTGATCGTGGGAACTGTAGTTTTCCAACTTTTACCAAGAATCTTTCCTAGGGCCCGTGAAATACTTCCAGCTCAGAGCACAATCACTTATTTCCAAGTGATTCCAATTCTCTTCATCTTCGCTGCTCTTATATGGCTGTTCTTCGCGACCTACCTCCAAATGCACGTTGGCAACGATGCTTATTACACCGTGCAAGGGTGGCTACACATTATATGGCTAGTCTACATATTCAGTAACGTCATTTTCAACTATTTAGCGACAGTTATGGTAGTACCAGGATATCCACAACATCAAGACGAGTTTTTGAAGAACCGGAATTTCGTCAAGCGGTATGAAATGTGCAGCAAGTGTTCACGAATTCGCAGCTCTGGGACTCATCATTGTAGCTGGTGCCATACATGTGTTGAAATGATGTGTCACCATTGCCCTTTCACTAACAACTGCATTGGGCTCAGGAACTATATCTATTACTATTCATTCCTTCTCCAAGCAGTTGTTGGGCTTGGTTATGCTTGTTATCTCGCTATCTTCCCCTTTCAAAAATGCATGTATCACTATGGCATTAAGACTATCAAAGATCTGCTCAAGTACACCCATGCCGGACGCTCAATGTACACCTACGGAAAGACAGAAGACCACTTCTTGTTCGCAGAACTTACCAAGAACCACCCTGCGGAATGTGAGGAGACTGGCCAATACAGCATTCTCCTTGCACCCTGCGTCGTCATCTGGTTTTTCATGTTTCTCCTCTTCACATTCCAAACCCTTCTCCTATTGGCCGATATGTCAATTGTAGATTTCTACGAGGTGTTTGGGAGGTCTAGCTCAGTCTGCGATTTCTTCTCGTCTCTCAAGTTAAGCATTACCAAGAAAAAGAAGTCCAGGTTCTTGCTACTCATCTATAATCAGCGTTCCAGTTGGTGGCGGTTCTTCCTCCCAAATTTTACAGATGTAAATGTGGATGGGTCACTCAAAGACATGTAATTATTTTACAGTGTGGTTCGCATCTATCCATGGCCACAACAGTTTAAGGAaaccagccaatcagaagaGAGATTTGATTGACACCATTGTAGTGATTTAGTTGCTTTGCAATCAAAATTGTGTTACACattctaaaaatatttattggtGGCTACAGATAGTAACATGCATTGTACTAATGGTGAATGTAGACATCCTTGCTGTGAATGTCATGTATTTATTCAATTTGAATGTAACTGCATATAATTtcatcaataaaatatttgtcaATTTTCTTTAACAACTTTACTTCCAAAAAGATTTCAATGTCAGCAAGCGCAACCACCTTGGCGTTGTTTTCATTAACTGAAGAATCAGtagcaggggagggggggaaggAGGGTTTGGAAACCGCACAGGAaaacacacagaaaaaaagtaaaaaaaaaaacttctagaGAAACCGCAATAACGGGGAATAAAATCTGGAAAACAGAAAAACCGTGCCAGTTTAAGGTAAAACCGCATCACCGCAAACCCTTATATGGGGAATCAGAGCTAGGAGGGGGGATACCTAAGTTTGAAAGAATATAGAAGATAAAAGATAAAGAATACTGCTAAAAATTAATGCAACCAGTCAAAAAAAGTAGAAtgtcattttttatcaaacaattcattcatttatacATTGCAGCACTTGATACATTAGGTGAATGTAAAAACTTTTGAAAGAGTGGAGGGCAAGAATCCCCTGACCCTACCCGTTTGCTGCCCCTGCAGATAAATACATAACCAGGGCAAGCTGACCCTACCCGTTTGCTGCCCCTGCAGATAAATACATAACCAGGGCAAGCTGACCCTACCCGTTTGCTGCCTCTGCAGATAAATACATAACCAGGGCAAGCTGACCCTACCCGTCTGCTGCCTCTGCAGATAAATACATAACCAGGGCAAGCTGACCCTACCCGTCTGCTGCCTCTGCAGATAAATACATAACCAGGGCAAGCTGACCCTACTCGTTCGCTGCCCCTGCAGATAAATACATAACCAGGGCAAGCTGACCCTACCCGTCTGCTGCCTCTGCAGATAAATACATAACCAGGGCAAGCTGACCCTACTCGTTCGCTGCCCCTGCAGATAAATACATAACCAGGGCAAGCTGACCCTACTCGTTCGCTGCCCCTGCAGATAAATACATAACCAGGGCAAGCTGACCCTACCCGTTTGCTGCCCCTGCAGATAAATACATAACCAGGGCAAGCTGACCCTACCCGTTTGCTGCCCCTGCAGATAAATACATAACCAGGGCAAGCTGACCCTACCCGTTTGCTGCCCCTGCAGATAAATACATAACCAGGGCAAGCTGACCCTACCCGTTTGCTGCCCCTGCAGATAAATACATAACCAGGGCAAGCTGACCCTACTCGTTCGCTGCCCCTGCAGATAAATACATAACCAGGGCAAGCTGACCCTACCCGTTTGCTGCCCCTGCAGATAAATACATAACCAGGGCAAGCTGACCCTACCCGTTTGCTGCCCCTGCAGATAAATACATAACCAGGGCAAGCTGACCCTACCCGTTTGCTGCCCCTGCAGATAAATACATAACCAGGGCAAGCTGACCCTACCCGTTTGCTGCCCC from Nematostella vectensis chromosome 14, jaNemVect1.1, whole genome shotgun sequence carries:
- the LOC5512816 gene encoding putative ZDHHC-type palmitoyltransferase 8, which gives rise to MDLAGSIFVIFVFVVIVGTVVFQLLPRIFPRAREILPAQSTITYFQVIPILFIFAALIWLFFATYLQMHVGNDAYYTVQGWLHIIWLVYIFSNVIFNYLATVMVVPGYPQHQDEFLKNRNFVKRYEMCSKCSRIRSSGTHHCSWCHTCVEMMCHHCPFTNNCIGLRNYIYYYSFLLQAVVGLGYACYLAIFPFQKCMYHYGIKTIKDLLKYTHAGRSMYTYGKTEDHFLFAELTKNHPAECEETGQYSILLAPCVVIWFFMFLLFTFQTLLLLADMSIVDFYEVFGRSSSVCDFFSSLKLSITKKKKSRFLLLIYNQRSSWWRFFLPNFTDVNVDGSLKDM